The genome window attctcttacatgtagctgtccagttttgccaacaccagctgttgaagaggctgtcatttccccattgtatatccatggctcctttattgtatactaattgaccatatatgcttgtgttaatatctgggctctattctgttccactggtctatgagtctgttcttgtgccaataccaaactgtcttgattactgtggctttgtagtagagcttgaagttgggaagcgagatcccccatGTAAAGCTGCTGATTCTTAAAGTAAGCAAATATTCAGTGCCAACAGATATTGCCAAATGGCTTTCTGAAGTTCCTACACCAATTGCATTCCAATCAGTAAAAAATGAGCATTTTCATATCCTGTTGAATTTAAGAAGATCTCCTGGCTGTGGTGTAAAGAATGAAGAGTAAGAGGCCAGTAGGCAGATGCAGAAGGACCATACTAAGGTCACTGCAGTTGTCCAGGATAAATGATAGTAGCTTGGACTAGGCCAGAGGCCAGAGATGGAAAAGTAACCAGATTTGCATTCTATAAACCCAGTGTTTCTTTCTGCATTTATGATTACCCTTCTCTTTTCATTAAGACAAGTAGAGGACACAGAGCAAGACAGAGGTCAGgcagcaaagggaaagaaacactGACTCAAAAAGTAAGCATTTCAGACAGGTAGGCCATCCAGAATTGGAAAATCCAAATGGCAATTCTAGCTGCCCTTGGATCCAGATGCTTCCCAGTAAGTGACCTAACCAGAGAGGCTAAGCAAAGTGGTCTAGACCTGGCCCCTACACCTGCCATGAGacatggaagaagaaagaaaaaggattgtGGGAAAAGTCCATTCAACTGTGTAGGTGTTTGCATGACATTGCTCTGGATGATATAACCCAACTAAAACTCTCAACCCCTCCCCTAAGAGAACAAAACGCTGCCTGGTGCAGTATTGACAGAAGCACACAGGGAGGCAAAGATCAAGACAGCTGTGGAATTTCAGAGAGGGGAGTCAGGCAAAGAACCTGGCCTGGTGCAGCAAAGACAAGGCTGGAGCCAAAGCAAGGAGCCTGGAGCACCTTTCTAGAGTTCAGTCTTGATGTACTACTCTCTGCGGAGACCCTAAAGGGCTTGAGAAGAGAAAAGACCAGTTGAAACCTAAATTTAACCTGGTGGTAGCAGTGTAggatggagggtggggtggcACGGGGCAAGAGACACGGGACTCTAGTAGGGAGGCTGAGAACATTATCCTCCTGGGAGGTTTAGATTAGGGATTAACTGTGCAGGTAAAAGGACTAACAGATTCAAGAGCCATTAAGGGAAAAGTCTAGGAaactggaggtctggctgggtgTGGAGGATTCAAGTTTTCCAGCCTGGCTGACCAGGAGGGTATTTCCACTAATGGAGTCAGAAAGATAAAGGGAGATGACAATATGGGGAACCAATTGTGAGGTCAGTATGAGGCTGGCTGAATCTGAGCTAAAACCAAGATATTAAAATGAACATATCCTTCAGCAGTTAGATTTGAATCTGGAGGCATCAATTTAGGAGTTGACTTTTGTTGGAGGGAATGCTCTGGGAGGGGATGAGCTCTGTGAGGAAGGCCCACATGGAGATGGACACAAAGGAGCAGGGCGGAATCTTGGGGATCCATACACTTCCCATCAGAGCATTGCCTGCTCCCTCCACCAGAATCCCAGCTCACCAGACACTCCAACACCACTCTCCTGCAGCTGAGGGAATTTACagttactgagcatttactctgAGCCAGTCTTGACATCAAGTCAAcccattatttcattaaatcctGAGAACAGCCTTGTGAGGTAGGTCTTGCAgacccattttgcagaggagaagACTGAGACCCAGAAAGATGAATCAATTCATGGGGACCCAGGCCTCCTGACTCCCATTCCATTGGGCACCTGTTATGTGCCAAGAATGATGGGGGATATAGATACTGGGCCCTACCCTCTGGAGGCCACAATCTGGACAGAGATAAACAGGCACATAAATAATGATCAATTAAGATAAAACCTGACAGTGCTCCAGAAGAAGCAGAAATAAGGTCTTCCTAAAGTTTAAAGGGCTGAGGGGGCATCACCGGCAGCTTGCAGGTAGCAGTAAACACTGAAGCAAGTAAGGTCAGGGGGATGTGGGGGCACTCGCTATCTCACGGACTCCCCTCCCTTAGGTACTGTGTCCGGGAATTGCAGCCCTTCGGGCAGGGGGCAAAGGCTGCTGCGGCGCAGGCTGCTGTGGAAATCGCTGCCGGGTAAGACCCACGTTAAGATGGGGTTCCTATTGATATGAGATTAAGATAAAATTCAGGATGAATCTTTGAATCCCGGCTCAGTCTACGGAATTCCTAGTTACGGGCGCTCCGCTGCAGAGTCCCATGCTCCACTTACCCCCTCCCTCGAACTGCACTGCAAAGTTCAGGCCTCAGTGGGCGGGATCGGCGGAGACGCCAACCCCCATGAACTTCCGCGGCCTCTAGCTCTTAGGGCTAGCAGAACGCCAAGCCCCGGGGTTTGACGGTAAATGTGTTTTAAACGCGACTCAAGGAGTGCGGGAACTTCGCGGGGAGGAGGGTGCTGGGCGCTCTCGGCCCACGAGTGGGGATGGGGCGGCCCTACTCACCTTTCTTTCCACTCGGCATCCAGATGCTGCGCTCGGTCTTCTCCTCGGCGTTCGGCGTGCTTGGGGCCCTCTACTGCCTCTCGGTATCAGGATCTGGGCTCCGAACTGGACCCAGATGTTTAATAAACACTGGCTGGACTTACCCCTTCAAAGAAACTGCGTAAGGCTTAGCCCATATTcgttgcccccacccccacccctgtacCCCGTACTCTGTACTctgcctctccccacctgcctttcACTTGTGGATCTGGAAACCTGGGCGGGGCTCGCCTTCGAGACACCTTCCTCCACGTGGGCCAAAAAAAACCCTTTTGCAAATCACCTACGGCGCGTAGAGGGGCGCTGGGGACGTGCGGGGCATTTCGCGTAACCTCTTTCTCTCGCGCGaccctgcccctcccacagagGCTCTTACTTGCTCAACCGAACTGAGTGGAGTTTGTGCGTGGAGCCGCCGGGTGTGGTCTGCTGGAACGTGACGCTCTTCTCGCTACTGGTAGCCGCTTCTTGTCTGGAGCTCGTGCTTTGCGGGGTGCAGCTGGTGAACGCGACAATTGGTGTCTTCTGCGGCGATTGCAGGAAGAAGGAGGTGGGACGGCGTGGGATGGAGCTGTAGCGGGAACCTACTTGCTCCCTGGCTGTATCCTCACGTTCTTGTTTCCGCAGGGCGCCGTTCACTGAGGCTCCACTGACCGCACTGCCCGCGCCTGGACACCGTCCTGACCCGCCCCCGCTCCCGCCCGGGAATAAACTGTTTTGAGGTCTCCTGCGCGTCTCGGACTGTGCTCTGTGCTCGAGGGCCTGAAGGCCTCCAGATACACCCGGACTTAGGGCTTTCCTGTTTGGGGCCCCTGAACCCGGATTGCTATTGTCTTAACAAATAGTTATTGACTTACTAGTGTGCTCTGTAAATACAGTGGTAAACAAGATGTAAATTCCATGCTCTCACAGAATTTAATATTCCAGGGGTGGAAcataggtaatttttaaaagaggcaATAGATTATTTCAACTTGCcataagcactttttaaaaacacgCCGGCACGGGATAGATATTGACTGATGGAGggattttataaagtaaaaaaagtcTCAGTGAAATTGGAGCTGATATCTGGTGGATGGGCTAACCTTCTAGATAACGGGGGATCTAAACAAAGGACAAAGGAGCctaaaggacaaggacaaagaTCCTAAATGGGAATCTGTATACAAAAAAGCCAGTGAGTTTTGttgggggaaagaaaaagaaactattgaAAAGACACATTCGCCTCTTATAGAATATGAAGACTTAATGCATCTTAGCATTGTCACCAAATGCGGTAGAAGTTTTCTTAATCTGAGGTCACCGGTGGTTCAGAAAGGAAACAACGTGTGCTATATTGGTGCGATGTGTCTACAGACACCCTCAGAAAGCCAGCGATGTCCTTAACTTATGTGCAAAATTGTGTTTCAGTGCTTTTTCCTGGACTGTGGGTCTGTAGCCTGCCATGGAACCTTTGAGACCAAGCCCTAACTTGGACCTGACCCAATTCTAGGTTGGGAGGAAGACAGGGAGATGCAGTATTTCACCCCTAAAACAAGCGAGACCAAAGCCAAGACAGAGAAGCTTTAATAGCAGGAGGACGGGAAATACCCTCTGGACCGGGGAGAGGGCCGTGGCAGCGTTAACGTTAACTGCGGCAGCAGAAAAAGCGCACGTCGTTAAGCGCGGTGTCATCGCGGAGGCCCCTAGGCCGCTCGATCTTGGTCTGCAAGCCGCACATGCCTTTAGGGCACGGCTCACTCCAGTCTCCAAAATctccccaggccaggccaggcccctccAGCTCCGTGCTGTCTGAGCAGCGGAAGAGCACGTTGTTCGCAGCCGTGTTGTCCCCAGGCGTCGTGGGTACCTCCACGCGAAGTGAGAAAGCCACGAGGAAGCCGCCGCCGGGACACCACTGCGGCTCACTCCATGCACCCCACCTTCGAGTTAAGAGACGTGTTGGTTCTGCTGATGCCCTCTACCCACCTCCAGCCCGTCTCAGCCTGAGGGCCTTCCCAGCCAGGTGCTGCAATGACCCGGATGGGTTCAGTCTAGTCTTCCACCTATTCCCCAGGTCTAAGCTGCACCCCAGCTCTGGAGGAATGTGCCTGCCGGGAGGGTGTGTGTGAAACAGAGAGGGGGCGTACTGCCAGCCTAAGGGATCCTTAGCCCGTGCTCCTCACCTTCCAGACTGGGACTCCACCACGTGCGTGTTGCGCTCTGCGTTCCCGCGTGCGCAGTGCAGCCGGATCCCGTTCAGAGCGGTGTCGTCTCCAGGAATGCCTTGGGGGGGCTCCAGCTGGGCGTCAAGGAGATGAGGGATGAGGATGAGTCAAAAGACTGCTTCCCTCTACTCTAGGGTCCCACTCAGTGGCCTATAGTGAACGTTCAGTCCCTCTGACCCCTCTGATACTTAGGCCTGGGCCCCCACCTTGATGGAGAACCCGCTGGCGAAGAATCCATCAGGACACATCTCGGGCCAGGCCCAGTCGCCCCAAGGGCCCCCGTTGGTCACCTCGATGACCGATTTATAGCCGCTCGGGCCATTTGCTAGGGCACGTCGGCAGCACGTCGCCCACAGCAGAAACAGCAACTTGTCTCCTGCGCCCTGCTTCATCTCGCAGCTTCTGTGAGCCTGGGGCTCCTCCCGCACGTTTATACCACCTTGGCCCCTAGGAGGGCTCCAATTACGGAAGAGTCGCCCAGATTAAGTGACACCCGAAACTAATCCGCGCCCGGAACCCTGCAGCCTTGATTCTCTCTGCTCGGCGAGACAGAGGCTCGCAGCGCCAGAAGAGGGGCAGCCAGAGCCAAGGAGCTGAAATAACCATCTCTTTACTGAACGTTCACTATAGGCCACTGAATTGTGGTTAGCGTTTTGCAGGTGtgctttatttaatcctcacagctaTTTTAGGAGATGGGAATTACCCCAAAATCACAGTCAGCAAGCTGGGAAACATTCCCACACTGGGAAATGGGGAGCCTAAGTCTGGAGATGAAAGTGATAGCTCTGGAATCCCACCGGACAGGATTGGTC of Manis javanica isolate MJ-LG chromosome 4, MJ_LKY, whole genome shotgun sequence contains these proteins:
- the TM4SF5 gene encoding transmembrane 4 L6 family member 5; its protein translation is MCTGKCAHFVGLSLIPLSLICIMANALLLVPNGKTTWTNVEQLSLHAWLMAGFIGGGLMVLCPGIAALRAGGKGCCGAGCCGNRCRMLRSVFSSAFGVLGALYCLSVSGSGLRTGPRCLINTGWTYPFKETAGSYLLNRTEWSLCVEPPGVVCWNVTLFSLLVAASCLELVLCGVQLVNATIGVFCGDCRKKEGAVH
- the VMO1 gene encoding vitelline membrane outer layer protein 1 homolog, with amino-acid sequence MKQGAGDKLLFLLWATCCRRALANGPSGYKSVIEVTNGGPWGDWAWPEMCPDGFFASGFSIKLEPPQGIPGDDTALNGIRLHCARGNAERNTHVVESQSGRWGAWSEPQWCPGGGFLVAFSLRVEVPTTPGDNTAANNVLFRCSDSTELEGPGLAWGDFGDWSEPCPKGMCGLQTKIERPRGLRDDTALNDVRFFCCRS